Proteins from one Microtus pennsylvanicus isolate mMicPen1 chromosome 7, mMicPen1.hap1, whole genome shotgun sequence genomic window:
- the LOC142853314 gene encoding histone H3, translated as MARTKQTARKSTGGKAPRKQLATKAARKSAPATGGVKKPHRYRPGTVALREIRRYQKSTELLIRKLPFQRLVREIAQDFKTDLRFQSSAVMALQEASEAYLVGLFEDTNLCAIHAKRVTIMPKDIQLARRIRGERA; from the coding sequence ATGGCCCGCACGAAGCAGACCGCCCGCAAGTCCACCGGCGGCAAGGCCCCGCGCAAGCAGCTGGCCACCAAGGCTGCCCGCAAGAGCGCGCCGGCCACGGGCGGCGTGAAGAAGCCGCACCGCTACCGGCCCGGCACCGTGGCGCTGCGCGAGATCCGGCGCTACCAGAAGTCGACCGAGCTGCTGATCCGCAAGCTGCCGTTCCAGCGCCTGGTGCGCGAGATCGCGCAGGACTTCAAGACCGACCTGCGCTTCCAGAGCTCGGCCGTCATGGCGCTGCAGGAGGCGAGCGAGGCCTACCTGGTGGGGCTGTTCGAGGACACGAACCTGTGCGCCATCCACGCCAAGCGCGTCACCATCATGCCCAAGGACATCCAGCTGGCCCGCCGCATCCGCGGGGAGCGGGCTTGA
- the LOC142853313 gene encoding histone H2A type 2-A-like: MEEAAAPRSSFLFARACEFVSSVMSGRGKQGGKARAKAKSRSSRAGLQFPVGRVHRLLRKGNYAERVGAGAPVYMAAVLEYLTAEILELAGNAARDNKKTRIIPRHLQLAIRNDEELNKLLGKVTIAQGGVLPNIQAVLLPKKTESHHKAKGK; the protein is encoded by the coding sequence ATGGAAGAGGCGGCGGCGCCGCGGTCCAGTTTCCTGTTTGCGCGAGCGTGTGAGTTTGTGTCTTCCGTCATGTCTGGCCGCGGTAAGCAAGGAGGCAAGGCCCGCGCCAAGGCCAAGTCGCGGTCGTCCCGCGCCGGCCTGCAGTTCCCGGTGGGGCGCGTGCACCGGCTGCTGCGCAAGGGCAACTACGCGGAGCGCGTGGGTGCGGGCGCGCCCGTGTACATGGCGGCCGTGCTGGAGTACCTGACCGCCGAGATCCTGGAGCTGGCGGGCAACGCGGCCCGCGACAACAAGAAGACGCGCATCATCCCGCGCCACCTGCAGCTGGCCATCCGCAACGACGAGGAGCTCAACAAGCTGCTGGGCAAAGTGACGATCGCGCAGGGCGGCGTCCTGCCCAACATCCAGGCCGTGCTGCTGCCCAAGAAGACCGAGAGCCACCATAAGGCGAAGGGCAAGTGA